In one Etheostoma cragini isolate CJK2018 unplaced genomic scaffold, CSU_Ecrag_1.0 ScbMSFa_4511, whole genome shotgun sequence genomic region, the following are encoded:
- the LOC117941164 gene encoding noelin-like, translated as MESEDNLLNVFLLLLFGSLFTTVGPSAPEEGWQVYSSAQDSEGRCVCTVVAPQQTVCSRDARTTQLRQLLEKVQNMSQSIEVLDQRTQKDLHFVEKMEEQVKDLENKFKQVEDGHESNIARQYKSIKVKMEELRPLIPVLEAYKADALLVRQFKEEVENVTELLGSLQEQMGGLDYQELHGRVMNLEDRLRACMQRLACGKLTGISEPITVKSSGSRFGSWMTDPLAPTGDNRVWYMDGYHNNRFVREYQSMYDFMTTDNFTSHRLPHPWSGTGQVVYNGSIYFNKFQSHTIIKFDFSTSLISRSRQLDFAGYNNMYHYSWGGHSDIDLMVDEGGLWAVYATNQNAGNIVLSQLNPNSLQIIRSWTTNHPKRSAGEAFMICGTLYVTNGYSGGTKVYYAFSTNSSTYEYIDIPLTNKYSHLSMLDYNPRDRALYAWNNGHQVLYNVTLYHIIQ; from the exons ATGGAGTCTGAAGACAATCTGCTCAAcgtgtttctgctgctgctgttcggATCGCTCTTCACCACG GTGGGTCCTTCTGCCCCGGAGGAAGGCTGGCAGGTGTACAGCTCAGCACAGGACTCCGAGGGTCGGTGTGTTTGTACCGTGGTTGCTCCCCAGCAGACGGTCTGCTCCAGAGACGCCAGAACCACACAGCTAAGACAGCTGCTGGAGAAG gTTCAAAATATGAGTCAGTCCATTGAAGTTCTGGACCAGCGGACTCAGAAAGATTTGCATTTTGTTGAGAAAATGGAAGAACAGGTGAAGGATCTggaaaacaaattcaaacagGTGGAAGACGGACATGAGAGCAACATCGCCAGACAGTACAAG tccaTAAAGGTGAAGATGGAGGAGTTACGTCCTCTCATCCCAGTCCTGGAGGCCTACAAGGCGGACGCTTTGCTGGTCCGACAGTTTAAGGAAGAGGTGGAGAATGTGACTGAGCTACTGGGATCGCTACAAGAACAAATGGGAGGTCTGGACTACCAGGAACTCCACGGCCGAGTGATGAACCTGGAGGACCGGCTGAGGGCCTGCATGCAGAGGCTGG catgTGGGAAGCTGACAGGAATCTCTGAGCCAATCACCGTCAAGTCGTCAGGATCAAGATTTGGATCGTGGATGACCGACCCGCTCGCTCCGACTGGAGACAACAGA GTGTGGTACATGGATGGTTACCATAACAACCGCTTTGTTAGGGAGTATCAATCGATGTATGACTTCATGACGACGGATAACTTCACGTCTCACCGCCTGCCCCACCCCTGGTCCGGCACCGGTCAGGTGGTTTATAACGgatccatttattttaacaagttCCAGAGTCACACCATCATCAAGTTTGACTTCAGCACATCGCTCATCAGCCGCTCCCGGCAGCTGGACTTTGCAGGCTACAACAACATGTACCATTACTCCTGGGGGGGCCACTCGGACATCGACCTCATGGTGGACGAGGGGGGGCTCTGGGCTGTCTACGCGACCAATCAGAATGCTGGAAACATTGTCCTCAGTCAGTTAAACCCCAACTCTCTGCAGATCATCCGCAGCTGGACCACCAACCACCCGAAACGCAGTGCCGGCGAGGCATTCATGATCTGTGGAACCCTTTACGTTACTAACGGGTACTCTGGCGGAACCAAAGTCTACTACGCCTTCTCCACCAACTCCTCCACCTACGAGTACATCGACATTCCTCTGACCAACAAATACAGCCACCTGTCCATGCTTGACTACAACCCCAGAGACAGAGCGCTGTACGCCTGGAACAATGGCCACCAAGTCCTTTATAACGTCACTCTTTACCACATTATACAATAA